A region from the Kribbella shirazensis genome encodes:
- a CDS encoding GH32 C-terminal domain-containing protein produces MTQTHSAARSAAQKSAGAVAHLRPAFHIRPPRGYLNDPNGPIEVGDDVHLYFQSRPTLDMHVPVEWGHATSTDYVRWTLHRPAMAPQPGGPDSDGCWSGNTVLDDGRVRAFYSGNVEGHPYQSVLTAVSDDGGMTFGPARQVVPDPEQAIMFRDPFVWRENGSWWLAVGAGYADRGASIALYRSADLEHWTYDGPLAELPRGIAAGEDTGAAWECPQVLTIDGRRIAVVASWSPESGPAEVLSFDVDVPVAPQRVDHGTNFYAASALRDSRFGPLLFGWLTEGRDRPGWTDGWAGVLSLPRVVHLGPDGSLRSTPVPTVDTLREGPGSPANGASTGPRCEIVVPEASGQVVIHFSDQERVVVELAGDTLTIDRTEASLDQHAHGGRMQVTDAFDPTSNGPAARIFLDGSVLEVFTSAGRVLSTRVYPTAAPAWRIEAPAHAHYWPLTT; encoded by the coding sequence GTGACCCAAACCCATTCCGCTGCCCGGTCGGCTGCGCAGAAGTCAGCTGGTGCGGTCGCGCACCTGCGCCCCGCCTTCCACATCCGGCCGCCGCGCGGATACCTCAACGACCCGAACGGGCCGATCGAAGTGGGTGACGACGTACACCTGTACTTCCAGTCACGGCCGACGCTCGACATGCACGTGCCGGTCGAGTGGGGACACGCGACGTCGACCGACTACGTGCGGTGGACACTGCACCGGCCCGCGATGGCACCTCAGCCGGGCGGGCCGGACTCCGACGGCTGCTGGTCCGGCAACACGGTCCTCGACGACGGCCGGGTCCGAGCCTTCTACTCCGGGAACGTCGAGGGCCACCCGTACCAGTCGGTGCTCACAGCCGTCTCGGACGACGGCGGGATGACGTTCGGGCCCGCGCGTCAGGTGGTGCCCGACCCGGAGCAGGCGATCATGTTCCGCGATCCCTTCGTCTGGAGGGAGAACGGCAGCTGGTGGCTGGCCGTCGGAGCCGGGTACGCCGACCGCGGCGCGAGCATCGCGCTGTACCGGTCGGCCGACCTGGAGCACTGGACGTACGACGGCCCGCTCGCCGAACTGCCCCGCGGGATCGCGGCCGGCGAGGACACCGGCGCCGCGTGGGAGTGTCCGCAGGTGCTCACGATCGACGGCCGCCGAATCGCCGTCGTCGCGTCCTGGTCACCCGAGAGCGGACCCGCCGAGGTGCTGTCGTTCGACGTCGACGTCCCCGTGGCTCCACAGCGGGTCGACCACGGCACGAACTTCTATGCGGCGTCGGCCCTGCGGGACAGCCGTTTCGGTCCGCTGCTGTTCGGCTGGCTGACCGAGGGCCGCGACCGCCCCGGCTGGACGGACGGCTGGGCCGGGGTGCTCTCGCTCCCCCGCGTCGTCCACCTCGGCCCCGACGGGTCCCTCCGCAGCACACCGGTGCCGACTGTCGACACCCTGCGCGAAGGTCCCGGTTCACCCGCCAACGGTGCGTCGACCGGTCCGCGGTGCGAAATCGTCGTACCCGAAGCATCCGGGCAGGTCGTGATCCACTTCAGCGATCAGGAACGGGTTGTGGTCGAGCTGGCGGGAGACACGCTGACGATCGACCGCACCGAAGCCAGCCTCGACCAGCATGCCCACGGCGGCCGCATGCAGGTGACCGACGCCTTCGACCCGACCTCGAACGGCCCGGCGGCCAGGATCTTCCTGGACGGCTCCGTCCTCGAGGTCTTCACCAGCGCAGGCCGCGTCCTCAGCACGCGTGTTTACCCCACCGCGGCCCCCGCCTGGCGCATCGAGGCTCCGGCGCACGCGCACTACTGGCCCCTCACAACCTGA
- a CDS encoding carbohydrate ABC transporter permease, translating to MIRSTGTLARIGRITGVLVLVLAAMVALGPLLWTVTTSLRTPAEAFSNPPQWIPLNPDFSNYGAVFDRIPIGRFFLNSVIVTGLIVVGQTITCTLSGYAFAMVSFPGRSVIFGIFLATMMVPLQTIIIPVFVIVRYLGLSDSPLSLVVSALGSAFGTFLMRQYFMQMPKELGEAARIDGAGHFQTFLMIYAKMAAPAIATLAILNFSGFWAEFYRPLIFLQSQDNFTLPLGLVGLQGNLGTGSISVVLAGVVLAILPSVVLFIVAQRYFIAGITAGASR from the coding sequence ATGATCCGTTCCACCGGAACCCTCGCCCGGATCGGCCGGATCACCGGCGTCCTGGTGCTCGTGCTCGCCGCGATGGTTGCCCTCGGCCCGTTGCTCTGGACGGTCACCACGTCGCTGCGGACCCCCGCCGAGGCGTTCAGCAACCCGCCGCAGTGGATCCCGCTGAACCCGGACTTCTCGAACTACGGCGCGGTCTTCGACCGGATCCCGATCGGGCGGTTCTTCCTCAACAGCGTGATCGTCACCGGCCTGATCGTGGTCGGCCAGACGATCACCTGCACGCTGTCCGGGTACGCGTTCGCCATGGTCAGCTTCCCGGGGCGCTCGGTGATCTTCGGGATCTTCCTGGCGACGATGATGGTGCCGCTGCAGACGATCATCATCCCGGTGTTCGTGATCGTCCGGTACCTCGGACTCTCGGACAGCCCGCTGTCGCTGGTGGTGTCGGCGCTCGGCAGCGCGTTCGGCACCTTCCTCATGCGGCAGTACTTCATGCAGATGCCGAAAGAGCTCGGCGAGGCGGCGCGGATCGACGGGGCCGGTCACTTCCAGACCTTCCTGATGATCTACGCCAAGATGGCCGCGCCGGCGATCGCGACGCTCGCGATCCTGAACTTTTCCGGCTTCTGGGCGGAGTTCTACCGGCCGCTGATCTTCCTGCAGTCGCAGGACAACTTCACGCTGCCGCTCGGTCTGGTCGGTCTGCAGGGGAACCTCGGCACCGGGTCGATCTCGGTCGTGCTGGCCGGCGTCGTCCTGGCGATCCTTCCGAGCGTAGTGCTGTTCATCGTCGCCCAGCGGTACTTCATCGCAGGCATCACGGCAGGAGCATCAAGGTGA
- a CDS encoding carbohydrate ABC transporter permease, whose amino-acid sequence MTAVTAEMRNTAVKRRRHPTAHGAAPFGFAMIALSVLFVAVFTAIPIVASLGLSFFSWDVISTPEFVGLQNYQRLLHDGPVLKSFGVTLGMAVAIVVLQLTIGLALAVLVNQRKLVWARTAFRTAFYLPLLASTAAVSIFMGYLFDYKFGVVNYYLGLLGIPNVPWLTSGFAAATTIVLIAVWQQVGFTFVLFVASLMSVPTDVLEAAQIDGAGPLRTLFRIKVPLISPTILFAAVVALINAMQLFDQPYIMTKGGPGSATTTVTIAMYQKGFQNLQFGYGSAIAIVLLAAILVITGLQFLAARKLVFYQ is encoded by the coding sequence ATGACGGCCGTCACCGCGGAAATGCGGAACACCGCCGTGAAGCGGCGGCGGCATCCGACCGCCCACGGCGCGGCCCCGTTCGGGTTCGCGATGATCGCGCTGTCGGTGCTGTTCGTCGCGGTCTTCACCGCGATCCCGATCGTGGCGTCGCTGGGGTTGTCGTTCTTCTCCTGGGACGTCATCTCGACGCCGGAGTTCGTCGGGCTGCAGAACTACCAGCGGCTGCTCCACGACGGTCCGGTGCTCAAGTCGTTCGGCGTCACGCTGGGCATGGCCGTCGCGATCGTCGTACTGCAGCTGACCATCGGTCTCGCTCTCGCGGTCCTGGTCAACCAGCGCAAGCTCGTCTGGGCACGGACGGCGTTCCGTACGGCGTTCTACCTGCCGCTGCTCGCGTCGACGGCGGCCGTGTCGATCTTCATGGGGTACCTGTTCGACTACAAGTTCGGCGTCGTGAACTACTACCTCGGACTGCTCGGCATCCCGAACGTGCCGTGGCTGACCAGCGGCTTCGCGGCGGCCACCACGATCGTGCTGATCGCGGTCTGGCAGCAGGTCGGGTTCACGTTCGTCCTGTTCGTCGCCTCGCTGATGTCGGTGCCGACCGACGTACTCGAGGCCGCGCAGATCGACGGGGCCGGGCCGCTGCGGACGCTGTTCCGGATCAAGGTCCCGCTGATCAGCCCGACCATCCTGTTCGCCGCGGTCGTCGCCCTGATCAACGCGATGCAGCTGTTCGACCAGCCGTACATCATGACCAAGGGCGGCCCGGGGTCGGCGACCACGACGGTGACGATCGCCATGTACCAGAAGGGCTTCCAGAACCTGCAGTTCGGGTACGGCTCGGCGATCGCGATCGTGCTGCTGGCGGCGATCCTGGTCATCACCGGCCTGCAGTTCCTCGCGGCACGAAAGCTGGTGTTCTACCAATGA